A DNA window from Pyramidobacter piscolens W5455 contains the following coding sequences:
- a CDS encoding tripartite tricarboxylate transporter TctB family protein: MSSFLSKDRLIGIFCFAFAGYVWYEAGTFPASDFDAVGPTLYPRFLATVIGLAALIIFLKAKPENAAGASRPKYGSFLYVILLSAAYATLLNPLGFIPTTVLFLLCMVIYFDPSEMKVRLRNAALYAVLFSVFLYLFFAKLLGVLLPDGMLHGLLG; the protein is encoded by the coding sequence TTGAGCAGTTTTCTCAGCAAGGATCGCCTGATCGGTATCTTTTGCTTCGCCTTTGCCGGTTACGTCTGGTACGAAGCGGGGACGTTCCCCGCATCCGACTTCGATGCAGTCGGTCCCACGCTGTATCCGCGTTTTCTCGCCACGGTCATCGGCCTGGCGGCGCTGATCATTTTCCTGAAGGCAAAGCCCGAAAACGCCGCCGGCGCTTCGCGTCCAAAGTACGGATCGTTCCTGTACGTGATCCTGCTTTCTGCCGCCTACGCTACCCTGCTGAATCCGCTCGGTTTTATCCCCACGACGGTTCTGTTCCTGCTGTGCATGGTGATTTACTTCGACCCCAGCGAGATGAAGGTCCGGCTGCGCAACGCCGCGCTTTATGCGGTGCTGTTCAGCGTTTTCCTGTATCTTTTCTTCGCCAAACTGCTGGGCGTGCTTTTGCCCGATGGCATGCTTCACGGGCTGCTCGGCTGA
- a CDS encoding tripartite tricarboxylate transporter substrate binding protein yields the protein MMKKSVLAKVVSVAALFITCGVAFAAGKYDDWPEKDIHIVYYTRPGSGGDTFLRNMAVAVKDKLNGHNIVIENLIDPSGAVPWGRVQRAPQDGYTLACLSTTVVTADLIGHSPVKYPDFAYVCALGNDPQYVFTRKDMPFNTLPELIEYAKNNPGKLNWGTAAPTSASTICSAEIIRTTGIDVNRIVFDTGSDTLVNILGGFCDVGVGEYVDMRPQVEAGNLKLIALLAKERNSLNVPTTVENGFNIVFERLRGLAAPAGTDPELVARMAEVFKVALDDEKFKKYLADEAIEGKFVDGAAFLASYDGVAATIKDNEAALRGKRN from the coding sequence ATGATGAAAAAGAGCGTCTTAGCAAAAGTTGTGTCTGTCGCCGCGCTGTTCATCACATGCGGTGTGGCCTTCGCCGCCGGCAAATACGACGACTGGCCGGAAAAGGATATTCACATCGTCTACTACACCCGCCCAGGTTCGGGCGGCGACACGTTCCTTCGCAACATGGCCGTCGCCGTCAAGGACAAGCTGAACGGGCACAACATCGTGATCGAGAATCTTATCGATCCTTCCGGCGCCGTGCCCTGGGGGCGCGTGCAGAGAGCGCCCCAGGACGGCTACACGCTGGCCTGCCTGAGCACCACGGTGGTCACCGCCGACCTGATCGGTCATTCGCCCGTCAAATACCCCGACTTCGCCTATGTCTGCGCGCTGGGCAACGATCCTCAGTACGTTTTCACCCGCAAGGACATGCCTTTCAACACGCTGCCCGAGCTGATCGAATACGCGAAAAATAACCCCGGCAAACTCAACTGGGGCACCGCGGCTCCCACCAGCGCCAGCACGATCTGCTCCGCCGAGATCATCCGCACGACGGGGATCGACGTGAACCGGATCGTTTTCGACACCGGCAGCGACACGCTGGTCAACATTCTTGGCGGCTTCTGCGACGTGGGCGTAGGCGAATACGTCGACATGCGTCCGCAGGTCGAAGCCGGCAACCTCAAGCTGATCGCGCTGCTTGCCAAGGAGCGCAACAGCCTCAACGTGCCCACCACCGTCGAGAACGGATTCAACATCGTTTTCGAGCGTCTGCGCGGCCTCGCCGCTCCCGCTGGCACCGATCCCGAACTGGTGGCCCGCATGGCCGAAGTTTTCAAGGTCGCCCTTGACGACGAGAAGTTCAAAAAGTATCTGGCCGACGAGGCTATCGAGGGCAAGTTCGTCGATGGCGCCGCGTTCCTCGCCTCCTATGACGGCGTGGCCGCGACCATCAAGGACAACGAGGCGGCTCTGCGCGGCAAGAGAAACTAG